The Fulvivirga maritima genome segment TTTACCTTCTTCTTCAATATCTAAAATATTGGTCTCAATTTGTTGACGATCTTTCTGAATAAAACGTGAGTGAAAACAAATACAGTCTCTATCATTATTTTTAGCAAATGGCTTTAATTCTTCATATAAATCAATGGCTTGGTTAACAGTATTTACAACAATCAAAACTTTATCATAATTTTTTATAGCTTTTTTAACTTCAACCATATTTTCCTGGATTGGGATGTTTCGAACTTCAAACTGATTCCTGCTTCTTCCAAGTAGTTCAAAATCTTGAATAAGTTTATAGTTGCTCCCTCCCAATGCTTCAGCAAGTAGTTTCTTCAATTTTGTGGGCAGGGTAGCCGACATTATATAAAACTTTGCATTGAATTGCTCCCTTAAATATTTGATGGTCTGTAAAATTAATGCCAGTGTATAAGGAGAATAGAGATGGATTTCATCAATTACAATACGGGCATTCCTACAATGGAAAGTTTTTACTTCCCAAAATCCCAAATTAAATCCTTGGGTAAGTAATTGATCTATCGTGCAAATGGTAATGTTACTAAAAAATGTTTTATCTCTTAGGTATTTTCTAGACTCATAATCTTTGTCAACTTCTTTTTGGTAAAGCAAGGCGGAAGAATGTACAATAGAGCAATTTTCTTTACCAAAATATGCGATCAACCTTTTATATATTGCATTAGAAGTGACCCGCGTGGGCAGACAATAAATGATTTTATCAAACTCTCTCTTTTGTGAAGCCCAAATTAAACTTGCTTCTGTTTTTCCGCTTCCGGTAGGTGCAATTGCTAAAACATTCGATTCAATTTTACTATCTAACTGAAATTTTTTGAAAGCAGGATTATCCACTGTTTTACCTTCTTGTCTTAATTTGTTTTTTAAAGAATCTAATAATGTCTGGTTATCATAGATTAAAGGTTTTGCCAAGTTGAAATGTCCAGAAGCTGACCAGTCTGAAATGTTTAAAACTGCTTTTGCATAAATGTATTTTAGTCGATCTGGTGGCCTCCAATTATTTTTAAAATGATCAAAATACTTATGAAGAAAAAGATTTCTGTAAAGATTCGGTGTCACCAGAGAAAATCTCTCAATATTATCTCTAGAAGGTTTTTTAAACCTTTTCCCTTGCTTGTAGATTTTGGTATCTACAAACTCAAACCATTCCATCAAATCTTCTAAGATAATTTGAGTTTCTGAAGAATTATCTTTATTAATTAATTCTGAATTCAGCGGCTTGTGATGGGAGTATAGTGCAGCTACAAACTTGTCTTTTTTAAAGAAAAATTCTTTAGAAAAAAACCACAATATTATGCCCGAAAATAATTCGTGCCGCATCTTCTCATCTCCAAAATGGTGACCAAGCGAGTTTTGAAAATTCCGAGCAAGTTTCCCTGAATCGTGAAACAAACAGGTGATATATGCTGCTTGCCAAAAATCATCAGGTAAATCAGGTGTTCTTTTTTTCAACTTTATTAATGCTTCAAGTACATATTCCGTGTGTTCTATAAGCGTTTCAGTTTCAATTGCCCCAGTGTATCTGTTGGTTTGATATTTTGCGAAAATTTGGCTTAGCATAGTTACAGTTTGAAAAAGGGGATTTGAATGTCATTATATTTTATTCCTCTTTTTGCAAGTCCTTTTATATATGCTTCTTCACCAATAAATGAGAATTCTTTTCTCTTAACGACTTTTCTAATTCCATAATTTGAGTCGTAATGAAAAGCTACGGGTATTTCATAACTCAATGGGTCAACACTATCCCTCAAAGAAAATTCAAGACCAGTCGGTTGATCTAAAATTTCTTCCATCACATTTCCTTCCACAAGGCAATTACGCAGTTCGGTGCATTCAATAAATTCTGAAGTAATAGAAGTCTTAACCACTTTAGCCATTCCGTCTGAGTTGCCCAATGTCAAAGCAAAAACAGGTTGTTCAAGTGCTTCTTGGAGTTCTTTGATTTTGCTTGAAATTTCTGAGGCAAAGGCAATGTAAAAATGACCTTCAAAGAGAATCTCCCGAGTCAGGATATCCGAGATGTATTCCTTTCCTTTTAGTTTCTGATATTTCCATAAGTCATTTGATTTTCCTTGGTAACTTCCGTTTATTCCAAATTCAAAGTCAACATCAAAATAATCTTGGCTTTCTTTGGGGCTCAGCCCTAATGCCGCTCCGGCCAAACCAATAATTGTAGTTGGAGGTGGCAGTTCGTAACTTTTATGGAAGTTTTGAAACTCGGGGTTTCGGAAGGAACAACTTTGGCAAGCTAATTCTACAATTAAACACTGCATAATTACGCTTTATAATGTTCATGTACCCAGCTTCTTATTTTATCAAAGCCTTCACTAAGGGAATTCATTTCATCACTATTTTGAAAAATAGCAGATTGACCCGCTAATGTGTAATCTTCTACAAAGCGATCATAATCTTTTGCCACTTGTTTTAGTTGATCCAAATTGACTTTATTTCCGTCAGCAATCTGAACAGATTCTAAAAAAATAGGGTTCTTAGCTTTCATATAGGCTGCGGCTACAAACTTGGGCGATATATCTGCTAGAAAACGAGTTTGTCTTCCGCTAGACCATAGGTTCTGGAAAGCGTCAAGAAATCCTAAAACCCGTTTTGTTTTTTCTTCTGGAGCAAGTTCTCCATCTTCCTCAAAACCTTGCCCTGAACCTATTCTGTCTAACTCAATTAAAATAGTTCCTTTATAGAATCCCGAATGAATTTCAGTCTCGAAAATATTTGGCTCAACCCGTTTTCCTTCTTTAGTAAGTATTCCTTCTCCCATAAAATTGGTTCCATAATCCAAATCCCCTTTGTAGGGCGATAAACTAAGTAAACCTTCAACTCTTACAGGCGAAGTTCTATTAGTCCTTCCAGAGGCATCCATAAATCCAAAAAGATCATCATCAATAAATTCTTTAGGATCCAATGAAGTTACCACAGGTGCTTTTGGTGATTTTGGAGGCTCTATTTTTGAAAGTGGCCATCCTGAGGATCCTAATTGATCACGTAGAGCCCTTCTTATTGCCTGAGAAGATACATAAGGGAGTTGTTCTTCATTGGCTAAAGTTACTTTCTTGATTGGATTGATATTGTCAACTTCTTTATCAGCCCCGTTCAAAGAAGCAAAAGACACTTTGCTTAAATAGGTGATAGTGATACTGTTTGTTTTTAGTTCCATGTTTATACAGTTTTTTCAGTTTGTTTGAAAGGATGAATAGCGGGGTTTAAAATGTTCAATGCACCAATAATCAAAAATTGCTTTATTGTGTAATAATTTTGGTCGTTTATCTTATTGGCCAATTCTTCGTTTATTGATAGGCCGTATTTAAAATCCACCCTTATCAGCTCGTCCAAAAATTGTTTGTGGGTTCGGGCTTTTCGAAGTGAAATTAAATCCCCCCGCCCCTTTTTAGCGTTGGCAGCTTCACTTTGTGAAGCATCTTGATGCCGCATTTTTATTCCAATCTGCTTACCCAAATTAATGGCAGCGCTTTGAAGTGTTTCATCCATAGTATTAATTTTTGATTCATATAATTCAGTAAAAAGAAATAACTGTCTGTAATCTTTGTAGCCAATATGTTCATTGGAGCACAAGTAATTGAAGCACCTGAAAAGCAAATCTTCCATAGATGATAAAATACTTTTGTTTTCGAGTATTTCGCTTGCAATATAGTCACGTGCAATCCGCTCTAAGCGGAACTTGTTTTTTGCGTTGCGCTCGGCTGGCTTAATAATTTTCAAACTTGGCAACAGCCGGTTGAAAATGACACCTTTTTTTTCCAAGTCATAAAACAATTTAAAAAGGGGTGTTAAGCGATTTAAATTCTCATATATGGTTGGAAGCATGGTTTTACCATGAGCGTTGGCTTGAAAAGTTTCTAAAGCAAGTGGAGGAAGTTTGGTCATAATTGTTCCAAAAAGATCATCATCAGGAACTTGTTCCTCCGTTAAATTCCCGTATTTTTTTATGACCTTTTTGTAAAGCGAATATGCAAGTGATAAAGCGACTTCAAATTGTTCAGTGTATGTATCTTTTACTATTTCATCAGAAAATTTAATGTTCGATACAAACTCTTGATTCTTTATTTCAAGCCTTGATTTTGTTAAATCAATTTTACTGAGAAGCTCATATTGATGAGTTAGGTTATCTGATGAAATCAGATATATATAAATCGTTTCACGTAATTTATTAGGGTAGTGATAAAACGCATGAACAGGAGAGAACATACTTAAGTACCGAGCTTTCCAACTTATCTTTTTGTCACCTGCAAACATATGCGAGTTAAAATTTTGTAGACCAGAGAAAAATGGAGAAATGTTTGTAATATCAACCAACTCTTTAAATGACTCTCCCGTTAAATAACAATGTTTGTCCCCTGTCTCGATATAGACATTTTTTAATTTTGGTAAACGAGTAATTTTAGTATAGGGCTCATAGTAAAGTTTGCTCATTTTTTTTAGTCCAGATTTTTCGAAAAACATATCAAACTTTTCTAATTCTTCCAAATTACTCTTTGATAGCTTTTGGGAATTCGTCCAGCCATCCTCATTTCGTGTTACACCTTGGGCATTATTGGTCAGTAAGTGTGTTAATCCGTACGTATTCATTCTAGGAAACGGGATGAATTTATCTTGTTCACGACTATAAAAAATATTACAATCTTGAAGCTTATCCGCGTCCTCTTCCTGTTTAAGTGTATAGGTATTATACATGTCTACCCCCATCCAATAATAAAGTTCGTCCAGTAATTCAATGAGGTTCTCAGAATTTATTTCAAGTTGATGCTCTGTAAGGTCAAAACCAAAAAAGAATTCAAACCGGCTTTCTCTTTTTGCTTTTTGGAGATATGTATAAACCCCCAAAATCCCATTATTAAGTAATGTATGACCTGTTCGTTTAAATTGAATTTCTTTCATGGAATTTTTTCTCATCTAGTTACTGTTAAAAAAATAATTTCTTCATCAAGATCGAAGCTTAGAATCTTGTCACTTAATGCAAGCATTGTGATATTCTACATCTCATTCACTGCACTACTAAATAAGCCAACTCTAATTGATGGCACCATTCTGACGTGCATGTCATGACGGGACTCAATTCTAACTTTATTAATTTGCCTACACAGACTGCTTCTCTCTCCTCATGCGGGGCAAAAATGTCTCTTAAAAAATTCAATGAGTTAGTAATTGTAGTTATAATATCTTCAGTATCTATATCAGACAGAGCTGACAGTGAAACATCTCTTTTGGTCATAGGATTACATACTCTGTATAGCTTCCATAAGAGATAAGAAAAATCCCTTATTTCCTCAACACAATATAATTTATTTATAAAAGTCTTCGGGAGCAAATAAGCATCATTCGTAGTCAATTCAAACCTATCAAATCTTCCATTGAAGGGAATGAATTAAAGCCACCCCTCAATTTAAGCAAATACCTAGTGTAAGTGTGGAGCCCTTTATTATTGATATACCTCCTTATTCAATCTATATTTAAATTATGTAACTAATATACTAAAATCAGATATTTTAAACTTCTTTAATTTCCCAACAAAAGGATCTGGTTTCCGAACAATTAAATCAGGCTAAGAAAACACTAAGATTTAGGTCAATATACTTCTGCTACGCTTGCTTTACTCACAGCGCTGTTTAGAGATAGAGATCTAGAGAATAGATGAATGACTTTTAAGGAGCAATTACCCCTCTACCAATTTTAGAAGCTTAGATAGCTTCATTCCAAAATAATCACATAAAGCATGTAAAGTACTCACTGTAACATTTGACTTTGCTGTTTCTATTCTGCCAACATGTATGCCCGTATCATTGTACACTTCTTCTTGGGTAAGCCCCTTAGATTCTCGTATTCTTTTGACCTGAATAGCAATTTCTTTTAAAAGTTTATCATTTCTTATCTGCCCCATGCAGGCAATCTGATAATTAATAATGTTTTTTATAATGACATATTTGTCATTATAAAGATTAAATTGTACCTTGGATACAACTTATGTTACGGTTCAAGGAACTGTGACATTTTTTAATTAAAATCTTAGATTTGCGAATACTTCAAGATATTCGAAGCATTCGCACTTTGTCTCGTATTTGGGAACCTGGGAAATTTTCAATTGGACACGAGAAATAAGTGTAATGCTCACGCCAAAGGCGTGGGCTCGCTTGTTTGTGTCCAAAGGTCTCCCAGGACCTCCAAATACAGTAAGTGAGTCCCACGCCTCTTTTTTTATAGGTTTTTCTTCTTGCTTACTATGGAGACAGTCATTTATAAATAATACTGTTTGCCCATGATTCTGTCTTACTACACCTGGCTACACCGTCATCGCCCTCCTTCCTGAGTTGAAGTGGGAGCTCCGTTAGTTGTTTAGGTAGACCGGGAGGTGGTTATTTACTTAACGCCTTTCGGTCCTGTGCACCTGGCCGCTCCTCTCCTGCCATCTATTCCATTTTTCCTATCCTAAAACCTACAGCATGAAAAAATTGTACTCTTGCTGCCTGGCACAACTATGCCTTTGGTGCAGTAGACTCTTTTCTTTTAATCGCTCTCTGACTCATAAGCCTATCCTAATTCGTAAGTGGCTGTTGGTAAGAACCAGCACGCTTGACCGCATAGGCACTCTGGGAGGCCGACCTCACTCTTCCCTAGGGCCTTATGCCGTGGTGCTGCGCAATGCCCCCATGACTGACCTCATTCGCTACCTTAATGAGTATTATAATGATCAGGGAATCATCATTGAAGATGCTACCTGTTATGCTCAGCCAATTGATATCATTCTCCCCACCCGCCATGATGGGCTGGCTCGG includes the following:
- the cas7i gene encoding type I-B CRISPR-associated protein Cas7/Cst2/DevR, translated to MELKTNSITITYLSKVSFASLNGADKEVDNINPIKKVTLANEEQLPYVSSQAIRRALRDQLGSSGWPLSKIEPPKSPKAPVVTSLDPKEFIDDDLFGFMDASGRTNRTSPVRVEGLLSLSPYKGDLDYGTNFMGEGILTKEGKRVEPNIFETEIHSGFYKGTILIELDRIGSGQGFEEDGELAPEEKTKRVLGFLDAFQNLWSSGRQTRFLADISPKFVAAAYMKAKNPIFLESVQIADGNKVNLDQLKQVAKDYDRFVEDYTLAGQSAIFQNSDEMNSLSEGFDKIRSWVHEHYKA
- the cas5 gene encoding CRISPR-associated protein Cas5, with product MQCLIVELACQSCSFRNPEFQNFHKSYELPPPTTIIGLAGAALGLSPKESQDYFDVDFEFGINGSYQGKSNDLWKYQKLKGKEYISDILTREILFEGHFYIAFASEISSKIKELQEALEQPVFALTLGNSDGMAKVVKTSITSEFIECTELRNCLVEGNVMEEILDQPTGLEFSLRDSVDPLSYEIPVAFHYDSNYGIRKVVKRKEFSFIGEEAYIKGLAKRGIKYNDIQIPFFKL
- the cas3 gene encoding CRISPR-associated helicase Cas3', producing the protein MLSQIFAKYQTNRYTGAIETETLIEHTEYVLEALIKLKKRTPDLPDDFWQAAYITCLFHDSGKLARNFQNSLGHHFGDEKMRHELFSGIILWFFSKEFFFKKDKFVAALYSHHKPLNSELINKDNSSETQIILEDLMEWFEFVDTKIYKQGKRFKKPSRDNIERFSLVTPNLYRNLFLHKYFDHFKNNWRPPDRLKYIYAKAVLNISDWSASGHFNLAKPLIYDNQTLLDSLKNKLRQEGKTVDNPAFKKFQLDSKIESNVLAIAPTGSGKTEASLIWASQKREFDKIIYCLPTRVTSNAIYKRLIAYFGKENCSIVHSSALLYQKEVDKDYESRKYLRDKTFFSNITICTIDQLLTQGFNLGFWEVKTFHCRNARIVIDEIHLYSPYTLALILQTIKYLREQFNAKFYIMSATLPTKLKKLLAEALGGSNYKLIQDFELLGRSRNQFEVRNIPIQENMVEVKKAIKNYDKVLIVVNTVNQAIDLYEELKPFAKNNDRDCICFHSRFIQKDRQQIETNILDIEEEGKSIVLIATQVVEVSLDIDFDILFTENAPIDAIIQRAGRVNRKRKSEKDSKVIVHLHSEVTQKYVYTEADILDKTFEVLNRHNETRITEGDFLNFVDEVYQDIDIIEKLSFKEGWGAFNKVQSTYYFLGDCPPESEDAMTRDGLDTVSVIPICFYEELQLDDVDRSKKVRYELSITKGRYKNAKITVDKDGFKYVNYRYDAEVGLVYNNGRNVDVSFQTY
- a CDS encoding helix-turn-helix domain-containing protein, whose amino-acid sequence is MGQIRNDKLLKEIAIQVKRIRESKGLTQEEVYNDTGIHVGRIETAKSNVTVSTLHALCDYFGMKLSKLLKLVEG